The following is a genomic window from Trichomycterus rosablanca isolate fTriRos1 chromosome 24, fTriRos1.hap1, whole genome shotgun sequence.
ACATCAGTCACGGTCAAGAAAACGTTCCTGTTTACATTCAGACAGATGCTAATGATGTTCTGCCCAACTTCCAGGTAACAATAACTTCATTGTTTTGGTTGTTTAGTGTTTAGATAAAGtatttgtttaacattttatatttaatgcattaaaaaaatgcgtccttattgtatttatatgtatttctaCACCTTTCGGTGCTGTAGTTTTTCTCTATAAACACTAGGTGGCAGCACTGATGTACTTCACGTTTCAGTTATAGgtttaatatatacattacaTCCCTTTGCTTTCATTTACCACGTCAGACAGACATACATTTGacttgtttacatgtttaatgttGATAAAATGCTGATCTTTATCAGATGTCTTCTTTTCTTGGCCATCAGTACAGTTTGGAGAACGTTCAGGGTCCGGGCTGTGATGTTGACCCTAGTGAACTGACCCTGCCCGGCTGCTCATGCCGAGTGCTTTCCTGCGACCCTTCCGTCTGCCCCTGCCTGCATTTCGGCTCGGCCTACACCAACGAAGGCCATCTTATAGAGGAGCAAGATGGTGTGGGTGCCTGTTACAGCCGGCCTGTGTTCGAGTGTAATGCCCTGTGTACATGTGGTGAATCCTGCCAGTCCCGCGTGGTCCAAAACGGACTCCGATTCCGACTTGGCATTTTCCATACAGAGAATCGTGGCTGGGGGGTCGAGACCCTGGAAGCTCTGAAACGAGGCAGCTTTGTGTGCGAGTATGCAGGGGAAGTCATCGATTTCCAGGAGGCACGGAGGAGGCAGATGTGTCAAGCTCCTCAGGACAGGAATTATATCATAGCCGTGCAGGAGCGCTGGGGGTCAGAACGGTTTGGCTTTACGTTTGTGGATCCGGCTGTTGTGGGCAACGTGGGCCGCTTTCTCAACCACTCGTGCCAGCCGAATCTGGTCATGGTGCCAGTGCGGGTGCACTCGTCGATACCCAGGCTGGCACTGTTCACCAGGCGAGACGTAGAGCCCGGAGAGGAGCTCACCTTCGATTATTCAGGAGGACACAAAACACAGCAACATGAGGCTAAAGGAGCTGAAGATCTCAAGAggaaagtgtgtctgtgtggtacCCCAAACTGCACTGGGTTTTTACCTCTGGACCTTTCAATCCTGCATGGATAAGACTGAGCTTTAATACGGCTTATTTATTAAACACTCACTGTCAGCTTCAGAATTATTGGCGCTTTGAAACTGTCtgaatatataaaatatctgCTTTTGTCCAGATTTATCTcattttaagaaaaataaacatcagAAACTTATAATTAAATTTACGTCTTAGTTATGGACTCTCTCTTTCATCTTTTTGTAAACATTAGTCGAGCTTTCTGACTTTCTGTGCTGTCAAACTTCAGTTAAGAGCCATTTTTCCTTAAAAGGAACCAAAGAGGAccaaagcaattaaaaaaagagcCGTTGGGCGTTTTGGATATAGCAGTAGTTCGTTTTCTTGAAGCGACCCACTTCGTTAAGTCTCCATTCTTAAatcctcctcctctctcctccaCCATTCTGCCCCACTTCCAGCGTGGGCCTGTGTTATTAATATCCCCATCTGGGTTAATTAGCCCAGGGACCAGAGGCGGAACGCAGGGCTTCAGAAATGAGGCCCTGAAGAAGAAATTATGCTAACATCAGAGCACATCCGcgctgtacgtgtgtgtacgacATACTGTATAGCGAATGTTGTTatggctaaaaagatcacacagaggtgtgttttttaaatgggacgtctGACTACCTCGTGGTCAGGGGTACAAATGTAAGGTGGAGTAACAAAACCAGTGCTGTGTAACTTTAAAAGCTatgaaacaacaacaataataataataatatgagctAAACTTTACTGGTTAAACTTTATGTGAAATTGGGATCCTACCTTCCTACTAATGTACATTCAAAGCTCTACATGGTCCAGCTCTGTCTTACATCTCCGATTTACTCCAAGTCTACAATCCCACCCGCACTCTTAGGTCCTCCTCAGCCTTCCAGCTTTCTATTCCTTCTGTCCGCCTGTCGACTACGGGCGTGAGAGCTTTTAGCCACACTGCACCTTCTCTCTGGAACACCTTCCCAATCCATATCCGTACTATCCATTGTTTCTTTACTTTTAAATCCCAACTTAAAACTCACCTCTTCAAGCTAGCCTACTACTAATGTTTCGAACTTGATTGGTACTTCTACCCCGATATTTGTCTAACAGTGATTACGTTTGACTGTTTAGagattgtattgattttattgtgtttatctttattgatttttctaTTAGAAAAATtttcccccctaatctagtcgtgtccgattaccctgattgctcctctatactgatttgccccttcaccgctgactgaggacgcctctcaactgacacacgccccctccggcttgtacagtcagtacagactgcatttttcacctgcacgaggcgagttcatacacttgacgggcaccgtgcacggagggccacacccccatcagcattattcctcagccctgtgcaggcgccatcagtcagccagcaggggccgcagtcgcaccagttatgaggacctatgatccgattTTCTTACcttctaaccctgaacaacagccaatcgttgttcatgctgctgcccagcccagtcggaaaggcagagctgagattcgatacggtgtattcgaaaccccaactctggtgtgctagcgtactttaccgctgcgccacctgagcggctagattttaatggtttattgatgtctgttactttcttgcttttgtaaggtgtccttgagtgttttgaaaggcgcCAAAAATAAAATGggttattattacttattattaaacTTTCCGTACACCAGACCTCCAAAAACCCGACAGACCCGCTTTTATTAACCCACATTCACAGCGATGGTGGTATTATTTACTTTATCTCACCTGATCAGCCTGCAGGACTGATGTTTATAACAGGTCGCTGAT
Proteins encoded in this region:
- the setmar gene encoding histone-lysine N-methyltransferase SETMAR codes for the protein MKRLYGGDISHGQENVPVYIQTDANDVLPNFQYSLENVQGPGCDVDPSELTLPGCSCRVLSCDPSVCPCLHFGSAYTNEGHLIEEQDGVGACYSRPVFECNALCTCGESCQSRVVQNGLRFRLGIFHTENRGWGVETLEALKRGSFVCEYAGEVIDFQEARRRQMCQAPQDRNYIIAVQERWGSERFGFTFVDPAVVGNVGRFLNHSCQPNLVMVPVRVHSSIPRLALFTRRDVEPGEELTFDYSGGHKTQQHEAKGAEDLKRKVCLCGTPNCTGFLPLDLSILHG